One genomic region from Gemmatimonas aurantiaca encodes:
- a CDS encoding prolyl oligopeptidase family serine peptidase, with protein MGMVAMAAGVFLGCFNRNALVLPDRVLQHETRESTEVIVSHGDDVRIDVYRPDTPGRHATVLLLHGSGGIHGLGTQQVTRYARTLAALGQTALVVHYFDGTGNFIADEEAEQEHYWRWVGDVRAAITWADSQSYVNPRQLSVLGISLGAWLGVGVGAVDARVHRLALVGAGLEPFLADSLRRVPPMLLLHGGDDEEVPVQEARKLQAAVQRAGRRAQLVVYPAESHTLGDSASTDALLRATRFFRSRH; from the coding sequence ATGGGCATGGTCGCGATGGCGGCCGGCGTATTCCTCGGTTGCTTCAATCGCAATGCCCTGGTCCTGCCGGACCGCGTTCTGCAGCATGAGACACGCGAGTCCACGGAGGTCATCGTCAGTCACGGCGACGACGTGCGGATCGATGTCTATCGGCCGGACACTCCGGGACGACATGCCACCGTGCTCCTGCTGCATGGATCGGGAGGGATTCACGGGCTGGGGACGCAGCAGGTGACGCGGTATGCGCGCACACTCGCGGCGCTCGGACAGACGGCCTTGGTGGTGCACTATTTCGATGGCACGGGCAATTTCATCGCCGACGAAGAGGCGGAGCAGGAACACTACTGGCGCTGGGTGGGCGACGTGCGGGCGGCGATCACGTGGGCCGATTCGCAGTCCTATGTGAACCCCCGACAACTGTCGGTGCTGGGTATTTCCCTGGGCGCATGGCTTGGGGTGGGCGTGGGGGCGGTGGATGCGCGTGTGCACCGGCTGGCATTGGTCGGGGCTGGGCTCGAACCGTTCCTGGCCGATTCGCTGCGTCGCGTGCCGCCCATGCTGCTGCTGCATGGCGGTGACGATGAAGAGGTGCCGGTGCAGGAAGCCCGGAAGCTGCAGGCCGCCGTTCAGCGTGCCGGACGACGGGCGCAGCTCGTCGTGTACCCCGCCGAAAGTCATACCCTGGGCGACTCGGCGTCGACCGATGCGTTGTTGCGCGCGACACGGTTCTTCCGCAGTCGCCATTGA